The genome window ATTGGAAGCTTCAACAACGGTAAGCTTACTGATGCTGTTTAACCTGTCGGCAAACTTTTTTGTAAAGTTCACAGGCATATGTTGAACCACACATATTGGATAAGGATAGTTTTCTGGAAGTGTTCTTGCTATTTCTTCAATAAGTCTGGGTCCTCCTGTGGAGGCCCCTATCAGAACATATTTATGGTCTTTTTTAGGGATAAAATCTGTTGTGGATATTTCTTTGTGGATTATTTTTGGGGTTTTGTTTCTTCTGTTGGCTATTATTTTGTATTTGGGAACTTTAAGGGCTTCTTCTATTTTTACCTTTATTTCCTCTTCTATTTTCTTAAGGTCTACTCCAAGTTTACCTGGTTTTGTTATATAAGTAAGAGCCCCTAAGTCCAGTGCTTCCAGTGTAATATCTGCATTATCGGTTGCATAGGAACTAATTATTACCACCCGAGTAGGCTTTTTTTCCATAATTTCTCGCAGGACTTCTATGCCATTTTTACCAGGCATTTCAATATCCAGAGTAATCAGGTCATAATTCTCCTGCTGAATTTTCTGGAGAGCTTCTTCTCCGTCTTTTGCTGTATCTACCTCATATCCTAATTCTTGAATTATATTAGACAGAATTCTCCGAACTAATGCAGAATCATCCACAACAAGTATCCTTTTATTGCGCATTTTCAACCAGCTCTCCTTTTAATCCTTCTGCATTGTATATCCAGTTGGGATTTAAAAAGTTAATAATATCCCCTGTATCTGAAATAAAGGCTCCGTCTATGAAGGAGCTCTCTGAAGATACAGGAATTATTTTTTCTTCGGGGACAGATAGAATATCCTCTATCTCTGATATTATAAGAGCTCCTTCTTTACCGTCTTTTTGGAAAATCAATATTTTGGTATTTTCATCAATATCTATTTTCTGATTAAGTGCTGTTTCAAATGAAATCAGGTAGTAGGTTTTTTCTCTAAATGCCATTATTCCTTTTATATAAGGATTTTTAGTTGGATATGTTGAGATTTTTACATCTTCGTAGTTCAGGACTTCCACAATTTCGTCCATTTTTAAGGCAAATCTTTTATTTCCTATTTTTATCAATAGGATTTCTTTTGTATCTTTTCTCTTTGTTTCTTCTTCGTGGTGAACCTCAGATTTCAGGGCATACTGGTCTATCCAGTTGTTTATATGTTTGTTTGCTATAACAGATACAATTTTTCCGTTGTGTATAAAATATCTGTCAAAAATTTCCTCTTTTGTGGAAATGCTTATTTCATTTTCTGGAACTGCAGCAAAATCATTTATTTTATCCACTTCTATGCCTAAAATCTTGTTATCTTTGCTCAATAATATAAGGTTTTCCCCTTTTTTCTCATTGATATTAAGCAATTTTCTAAGATTTCCTGTTTTAATAATCATATTTTTTAGAGAATAAACCCTGTTTACCCAGTTTTCTGTTGGAATTTTTGAAGGCTTTAGTTCTTCTATATCCTC of Persephonella sp. IF05-L8 contains these proteins:
- a CDS encoding chemotaxis protein CheW → MKVSVLEFTIGDSLFGIQADYIKLIFDVEIIKDVDMVPDYVIGITRYGENVYPLICTARILEMEGDFCNQSIGKTAIVVKTRKGLYALLVDEIIKIQEIEKTDENSIINFYKEQDTVLEEITPKFIEQRVNIPSFFEKKEKDFAKTLSQEERAFVLSEIEDRIIGFDIDLVKKVEDIEELKPSKIPTENWVNRVYSLKNMIIKTGNLRKLLNINEKKGENLILLSKDNKILGIEVDKINDFAAVPENEISISTKEEIFDRYFIHNGKIVSVIANKHINNWIDQYALKSEVHHEEETKRKDTKEILLIKIGNKRFALKMDEIVEVLNYEDVKISTYPTKNPYIKGIMAFREKTYYLISFETALNQKIDIDENTKILIFQKDGKEGALIISEIEDILSVPEEKIIPVSSESSFIDGAFISDTGDIINFLNPNWIYNAEGLKGELVENAQ
- the cheB gene encoding chemotaxis-specific protein-glutamate methyltransferase CheB, encoding MRNKRILVVDDSALVRRILSNIIQELGYEVDTAKDGEEALQKIQQENYDLITLDIEMPGKNGIEVLREIMEKKPTRVVIISSYATDNADITLEALDLGALTYITKPGKLGVDLKKIEEEIKVKIEEALKVPKYKIIANRRNKTPKIIHKEISTTDFIPKKDHKYVLIGASTGGPRLIEEIARTLPENYPYPICVVQHMPVNFTKKFADRLNSISKLTVVEASNGEEVVPGKMIIAKGGYHLHFRRRQDDVIVCKLVSNAKGRIFVPSVDEMFFSALEVMNPKDIIAILLTGIGDDGADGMVALRKAGAYTIAESEETATVYGMPKEAYVRGGASKVLPFPEILEELIKLGMETDVQKA